Proteins encoded within one genomic window of Rhodospirillales bacterium:
- a CDS encoding thiosulfate oxidation carrier complex protein SoxZ has translation MTAPRAIVNVPAKARKGEIIAISALIGHVMENGFRYTTTGVLRPRDIITSFVALYNGEEIFSAQFFPAVAANPFISFHTVATESGTIELRWTGDNGFAATHRAKIAVE, from the coding sequence CAACGTGCCGGCCAAGGCGAGGAAAGGTGAAATCATCGCCATCAGCGCGCTGATCGGGCACGTGATGGAAAACGGGTTCCGCTACACCACCACCGGCGTTCTTCGCCCGCGCGACATCATCACGTCGTTCGTCGCGCTCTACAACGGCGAGGAAATTTTCAGCGCGCAATTCTTCCCCGCGGTCGCCGCCAATCCGTTCATTTCCTTCCACACCGTCGCGACCGAAAGCGGAACCATCGAGTTGCGCTGGACCGGCGATAACGGATTTGCCGCCACCCATCGGGCGAAGATCGCGGTGGAATGA